One Natrinema halophilum genomic window carries:
- a CDS encoding DUF7344 domain-containing protein translates to MSNSAMSEPTADQRDELFSALSSVGGRAVVRIVSERSPNRIEKSDIAFRLAAVIADIRLADVSDVDHKRALASLHHRLLPQLTDVGLLEETNDGSIEVTDHWAFDGRGFEDLLPISDEDDPDVRDTIFEALADKRRRTILSVLSNQYHPVATETLARDVAAREADSTEREISERRVEDVFTSLVHVHLPLLNEATLISYDSVDDRVSYEGHPAVRAEWLRSAYRSTGSDSGVATSDTDLANIRTLEDRKSIITTGQSLCEVAEDELFLLFAKSELLEEGCYRRIEDAVDRGVDVYLGSRDPRIRDLVRERIPEVVLWEPQFDLLTLAPEGESVVRLVFADREAVMIGTLQRSAQDDRTAEAAILGDGPHNGLVVMMRQMLASRLERIDAQSDDYRLQFPL, encoded by the coding sequence ATGAGTAACTCAGCTATGAGCGAACCCACGGCCGATCAACGAGACGAACTGTTCAGTGCCCTCTCGAGCGTCGGTGGGCGAGCCGTCGTCCGCATCGTCTCCGAACGATCGCCGAACCGAATCGAGAAAAGCGACATTGCGTTCCGGCTTGCAGCAGTAATCGCAGATATCCGTCTCGCCGACGTTTCCGACGTCGACCACAAACGAGCCCTCGCATCCCTCCATCATCGACTCTTACCACAGTTGACGGACGTCGGTTTACTCGAGGAAACGAACGACGGCTCGATCGAGGTAACAGACCACTGGGCATTCGACGGTCGGGGATTCGAAGATCTCCTTCCGATCAGTGATGAGGATGATCCAGACGTTCGTGATACGATATTCGAAGCGCTCGCCGACAAACGCCGGCGGACGATACTGTCGGTGCTCAGCAATCAGTACCACCCGGTCGCGACTGAAACCCTCGCGCGCGACGTCGCAGCCCGCGAAGCCGACTCGACCGAGCGAGAGATCTCGGAACGGCGCGTCGAGGACGTCTTCACGTCGCTCGTTCACGTCCACCTTCCGCTGTTGAACGAAGCCACGCTCATAAGCTACGATAGCGTAGACGATCGGGTCTCCTACGAAGGCCACCCCGCAGTTCGCGCCGAATGGCTTCGGTCCGCCTATCGATCGACGGGAAGCGACTCCGGTGTCGCGACGTCGGATACGGATCTGGCGAACATTCGCACGCTCGAGGACCGGAAGTCGATCATCACCACTGGCCAGTCTCTCTGCGAGGTGGCCGAAGACGAATTGTTCCTTCTGTTTGCGAAAAGCGAGTTGCTCGAGGAAGGCTGTTATCGCCGGATCGAGGACGCGGTCGACCGCGGCGTCGACGTGTATCTCGGTTCGCGCGACCCACGGATCCGCGACCTCGTTCGCGAACGGATTCCTGAAGTCGTTCTCTGGGAACCACAGTTCGACTTGCTCACTCTCGCACCGGAGGGTGAGTCCGTCGTCCGATTGGTGTTTGCCGACAGGGAGGCGGTCATGATCGGGACCCTTCAACGATCGGCACAGGACGACAGGACTGCCGAAGCGGCCATTCTGGGCGACGGCCCGCACAACGGTCTCGTCGTCATGATGCGCCAGATGCTCGCGTCGCGACTCGAGCGTATCGACGCCCAGTCCGACGACTATCGCTTGCAGTTCCCGTTGTGA
- a CDS encoding CBS domain-containing protein, with translation MDIADIVSEEYIEFTPDTTVSKLVGTFADSDVKGVVIRSDEFEGVVTRKQLASSHRQPNEKLGSLVWHVPRLAPDEDIRKVAQLMIDSDSHVLPVFEGNELIGVVTADGILEKVEPYLDAATVSEAYTADLVSLGPASTLGEALNDFREHRITHIPVVEENTAVGILSLYDVTDFTIRSEVQSQGGDAGGTDPFGGEISSSSARARGGGFGARDGESSRMLDLPVRDVMASPVQTIRPDETLDVAVEEMFEYDGSSLVVMENGDPHGILTKTDILDSLTWEAGGSRGVQIYGTDLIDDVTYDEIVAMVEKFDDRDHDMNVLEAKVHLHEHDETRRGRPLLLARVRLHTDRGLYIASGEGYGASQAINEARDILERQIRDRKTTGRSKKPRGEEWEKRFGWMLED, from the coding sequence ATGGATATTGCTGACATCGTATCGGAGGAGTACATCGAATTCACACCGGACACGACCGTCTCGAAACTCGTCGGTACGTTCGCGGATTCCGACGTCAAAGGCGTCGTAATACGTAGCGACGAGTTCGAAGGCGTCGTAACGCGAAAGCAGCTTGCAAGCTCGCATCGCCAGCCCAACGAAAAGCTCGGATCGCTGGTCTGGCACGTTCCCAGACTCGCACCCGACGAGGATATCCGAAAGGTGGCACAGCTCATGATCGACAGCGACTCACACGTCCTCCCGGTCTTCGAGGGCAACGAGTTGATCGGCGTCGTTACTGCCGATGGGATCCTCGAGAAGGTCGAGCCGTATCTCGACGCGGCGACCGTCTCCGAGGCATATACCGCAGACCTCGTCTCGCTAGGTCCGGCGTCGACGCTCGGCGAAGCGCTCAACGACTTCCGGGAACATCGCATCACGCACATTCCGGTCGTCGAAGAGAACACGGCGGTCGGCATCCTCAGCCTCTACGACGTGACGGACTTTACGATCCGATCCGAGGTACAGAGCCAGGGTGGCGACGCTGGGGGAACCGATCCGTTCGGTGGAGAGATATCTTCTAGTTCCGCCCGCGCGCGTGGCGGAGGATTCGGTGCCCGGGATGGGGAGTCCTCGCGAATGCTGGACCTGCCGGTTCGAGACGTCATGGCCTCACCGGTCCAAACGATTCGGCCCGACGAGACGCTCGATGTGGCAGTCGAGGAGATGTTCGAGTACGACGGGTCGTCGCTGGTCGTCATGGAGAACGGAGACCCCCACGGTATCCTTACGAAAACGGACATTCTCGATTCGCTCACCTGGGAGGCCGGCGGGAGCCGGGGTGTCCAGATCTACGGAACTGATCTGATAGACGACGTGACCTACGACGAGATCGTGGCGATGGTCGAAAAGTTCGACGACAGGGATCACGACATGAACGTTCTGGAGGCGAAAGTCCACCTCCACGAGCACGACGAGACACGACGTGGACGACCACTCCTGCTTGCTCGAGTTCGGCTCCACACAGATCGGGGATTGTACATCGCCTCCGGTGAAGGGTACGGTGCGAGCCAGGCAATCAACGAAGCGCGGGATATCCTGGAACGCCAGATTCGAGACAGGAAGACCACCGGGCGGAGCAAAAAGCCCCGCGGTGAGGAATGGGAGAAGCGCTTCGGCTGGATGCTCGAGGACTGA
- a CDS encoding MBL fold metallo-hydrolase — MIESDWSDWLVRDVSNASPDGVAIWYLGCNGFICKGSDGSTIYIDPYLGLGDPPRTIRMIPVPFDPADVDEADAVLATHEHTDHVHGPSQAPILENTGATLFAPDDSIAVARENENWTSEWDVTDDQLSEVTEGDTLEVGGFTIRVEEAYDPDATHPVSYVIEHEAGTFFHGGDTKPTDEFERIGTEYDIDLAALAFGTVGQIPDKETREPKRTRWYNDENQIIECADALQCDRLLPSHWDMWKGLTADPTVLHHHARSFAHPDRLEIVEIGDRVDL; from the coding sequence ATGATCGAAAGCGATTGGAGCGACTGGCTCGTCCGTGACGTTTCGAATGCGTCCCCGGACGGCGTGGCGATTTGGTATCTCGGCTGCAACGGCTTCATCTGCAAAGGAAGCGACGGGTCGACGATTTACATCGATCCGTACCTCGGTCTGGGGGACCCACCGCGAACGATCCGCATGATTCCAGTGCCGTTCGATCCGGCGGACGTCGACGAAGCCGATGCCGTGCTCGCGACGCACGAACACACCGACCACGTTCACGGACCGAGTCAGGCACCGATCCTCGAAAATACGGGCGCGACTCTCTTCGCTCCTGACGATAGCATCGCAGTCGCTCGCGAAAACGAAAACTGGACGAGCGAGTGGGACGTGACGGACGACCAACTGAGCGAAGTCACCGAGGGAGACACCCTCGAGGTCGGTGGATTCACGATCCGGGTCGAGGAGGCATACGATCCCGACGCGACGCATCCGGTGAGCTACGTGATCGAACACGAAGCCGGTACGTTCTTCCACGGCGGAGATACGAAGCCGACCGACGAATTCGAGCGGATCGGAACGGAGTACGACATCGACCTCGCCGCACTTGCGTTCGGAACCGTCGGTCAGATTCCGGATAAAGAGACACGCGAACCGAAACGAACGCGCTGGTACAACGACGAAAACCAGATCATCGAGTGTGCCGACGCCCTCCAGTGTGATCGGCTGTTGCCGAGCCACTGGGACATGTGGAAGGGACTCACCGCCGATCCGACGGTGCTACACCACCACGCACGAAGTTTTGCACATCCAGACCGACTCGAGATCGTCGAGATCGGGGACCGCGTCGATCTGTAG
- the dph2 gene encoding diphthamide biosynthesis enzyme Dph2, which yields MSQDSEYSEGDLRNTGMRLKHDREWDYELEEIVDAIEQRDATKVGLQFPEGLKRRGPAVADDLRELTDDDVTFMLSGQPCYGACDLDTYLMKRTDVFVHFGHSPMKDTDKVIYVPLFSNVEITPIMEEALDTLEPPEETDGVGLVTTAQHMNRYDEMTEFLEDRGYDVHSRRGDERLTHEGQVLGCNYASADVPAEQVLYVGGGKFHPLGLAMEHPDKHVVIADPVNNVVTVADTEKFMKQRYGAIHRAMDAEKWGVIFCTKIGQGRWETAEEILENNENAYLITMDEVTPDRLRNFDMDAFVNTGCPRITTDDGPQFHKPMLTPGEYRIAVGDDPLESLSFDTFHGTW from the coding sequence ATGAGTCAGGATTCGGAGTACAGTGAGGGCGACCTCAGGAATACTGGTATGCGTCTCAAACACGATCGTGAGTGGGATTACGAACTCGAAGAGATCGTGGACGCGATCGAGCAGCGAGACGCGACGAAAGTCGGGTTACAGTTTCCCGAGGGGTTAAAACGACGGGGGCCGGCCGTCGCAGACGACCTCCGAGAGCTGACCGATGACGACGTAACGTTCATGCTGTCGGGCCAACCCTGTTATGGCGCCTGTGATCTCGACACCTATCTCATGAAACGCACCGACGTGTTCGTCCACTTCGGCCATTCACCGATGAAGGACACGGACAAGGTGATTTACGTTCCGCTGTTCTCGAACGTCGAGATAACGCCGATTATGGAAGAGGCCCTCGACACGCTCGAGCCGCCGGAAGAAACTGACGGCGTCGGCCTCGTTACGACCGCCCAGCACATGAACCGCTACGACGAAATGACCGAGTTCCTCGAGGATCGCGGGTACGACGTCCACAGTCGTCGCGGGGACGAGCGGCTGACCCATGAGGGACAGGTACTGGGGTGTAACTATGCAAGCGCGGACGTGCCCGCAGAGCAAGTGCTCTACGTTGGCGGCGGGAAGTTCCACCCCCTCGGTCTGGCGATGGAACACCCCGACAAACACGTCGTCATCGCCGATCCGGTCAATAACGTCGTTACCGTCGCAGACACGGAGAAATTTATGAAACAGCGGTACGGCGCGATCCACCGCGCGATGGATGCCGAAAAGTGGGGCGTCATCTTCTGTACCAAGATCGGTCAGGGCCGATGGGAAACAGCCGAAGAGATCCTGGAAAATAACGAGAACGCCTATCTCATCACGATGGACGAGGTGACGCCCGACCGTCTCCGGAACTTCGATATGGACGCGTTCGTCAACACCGGTTGTCCACGGATCACGACCGACGACGGGCCCCAGTTCCACAAGCCGATGCTCACACCCGGCGAGTATCGGATCGCGGTCGGTGACGACCCCCTCGAGAGTCTCTCGTTCGATACGTTCCACGGCACCTGGTAG
- a CDS encoding HalX domain-containing protein translates to MSGDAHAVLVADDDSEVVTRIQSWLADDYVVETATDGDEALSLLESVDAVLVGRNLHTSSGTAVAMEVERHAALSMAVLRSTGPGTDSCTSTPDSLAKPVAKEPLLETVDRLVRRTRYDELMAECASLAVKCGALETQVNVDCYAGDDEEYVTLQQRLANLLVELDDLIHTFDGNDFRAAFATCDFIGNAQSQHAERLS, encoded by the coding sequence ATGTCTGGTGATGCGCATGCCGTTCTCGTCGCTGACGACGATTCCGAAGTCGTAACCCGAATTCAATCGTGGCTCGCCGACGACTACGTGGTTGAGACGGCGACGGATGGCGACGAAGCACTTTCGCTTCTCGAAAGCGTCGATGCAGTTCTCGTCGGGCGGAATCTCCACACGTCTTCCGGAACTGCCGTCGCGATGGAAGTCGAACGCCACGCGGCTCTTTCGATGGCGGTCCTTCGCTCCACCGGACCTGGAACCGATAGCTGTACGTCCACCCCCGATTCTCTCGCCAAACCCGTCGCAAAGGAACCGCTCCTCGAGACGGTCGATCGACTGGTGCGGCGCACTCGGTACGACGAACTGATGGCCGAATGTGCATCGCTGGCGGTCAAATGCGGTGCACTGGAGACACAGGTGAACGTCGATTGTTACGCCGGAGACGACGAGGAATACGTAACCCTCCAGCAGCGACTCGCCAACCTATTAGTCGAACTCGACGACCTGATTCATACCTTCGACGGAAACGATTTTCGAGCTGCATTTGCGACGTGTGATTTCATCGGGAACGCTCAGTCTCAACACGCCGAGCGGCTCTCGTAA
- a CDS encoding AAA family ATPase, whose amino-acid sequence MSSTADTDDVIEISTDGIAVQKSFTADEFPVPAIRFEIESNRDESVTFQLSEDVPSSFPMDRVGFHPDYHSDNWTAFQDNHVEFTATLEPNERLVTVYGIQLDDESRAGEFLSEPTVVERSEDEDVSTTDAEELDDELIGSIVSDDRDQAVKDMISGDSESMPGLDNDEITIDTGPEAETDDAASEDSVGLDLDLSDIDPDPIDVNTDDTEDEADDTPNIDLGFEEEEIPEPDTDETAVGSTDDEGDRPDIDLDVGTDTSASTTEGRPEAPSETRTDTGPDIDIDLGETTTGGPDDDSAVAPSAESEPDEEVEIDVGDEPTTSAEPTTSAEPTTSAEPTTSAESPPGLETELDGSIAARLATEIREGTVDDDDLEVIQAELDIEPTGADIAKIDHLQSRVEEVAAYTDALQTFLEDNGTGEQLIEEVQSDLESLDADLSSMDTRLEETESRVDDIEGEVVDLSDWNTDLEADLGEVTDDVDAVEGTVDELAHDIGTVENDLESVENDLEDVQSDVTDIMEWRDQLGSMFSE is encoded by the coding sequence ATGAGTAGCACCGCCGACACAGACGACGTGATCGAGATCAGTACCGACGGGATTGCCGTCCAAAAATCGTTTACAGCGGACGAGTTTCCCGTCCCTGCGATCAGGTTCGAGATCGAATCGAACCGTGATGAGTCGGTTACGTTTCAACTCTCGGAAGACGTTCCGTCATCGTTTCCGATGGACAGGGTCGGTTTCCACCCGGATTATCACAGCGACAACTGGACGGCATTCCAGGACAATCACGTCGAGTTTACGGCGACGCTCGAGCCGAACGAGCGCCTCGTCACGGTTTACGGGATTCAACTCGACGACGAAAGTCGAGCCGGGGAATTCCTCTCCGAGCCGACCGTCGTCGAACGCAGTGAAGACGAAGACGTCAGCACGACGGATGCGGAGGAACTAGACGACGAACTGATCGGGAGTATCGTCTCCGATGACCGCGATCAAGCTGTAAAAGATATGATTAGTGGAGACTCGGAATCCATGCCGGGTCTCGACAACGACGAGATAACGATCGATACCGGTCCGGAGGCCGAGACGGACGACGCCGCATCGGAGGACTCAGTCGGGCTGGACCTCGATCTCAGCGACATCGATCCGGACCCGATCGACGTCAACACGGACGATACCGAAGACGAGGCGGACGATACACCGAACATCGATCTCGGATTTGAAGAAGAAGAGATTCCGGAGCCGGATACCGACGAGACCGCCGTTGGGTCGACCGACGACGAAGGCGATAGGCCCGACATCGATCTCGATGTCGGTACCGACACGAGTGCATCCACTACCGAGGGGCGCCCCGAAGCTCCATCCGAGACACGAACGGATACCGGACCCGATATCGATATCGATCTCGGTGAGACGACCACCGGTGGCCCGGACGATGATTCGGCCGTGGCCCCATCTGCCGAGTCAGAACCGGACGAGGAGGTCGAGATCGACGTCGGAGACGAACCGACCACGTCGGCCGAACCGACCACGTCAGCCGAACCGACCACGTCAGCCGAACCGACCACGTCAGCCGAATCGCCGCCGGGTCTCGAGACCGAATTGGACGGATCGATCGCAGCTCGCCTCGCAACCGAAATTCGCGAGGGAACGGTCGACGACGACGATCTCGAGGTCATTCAGGCCGAACTCGACATCGAACCGACGGGGGCAGATATCGCGAAAATCGACCATCTTCAGTCACGCGTCGAGGAGGTAGCTGCCTATACGGATGCGCTTCAGACGTTCCTCGAGGACAACGGTACCGGCGAACAGCTCATCGAAGAGGTCCAGTCTGATCTCGAATCGCTCGACGCCGATCTCTCGTCGATGGATACCAGACTCGAAGAGACAGAGTCTCGTGTCGACGATATCGAGGGCGAGGTCGTCGACCTCAGCGACTGGAATACCGACCTCGAAGCCGATCTGGGGGAAGTTACGGACGATGTCGACGCGGTCGAGGGGACCGTCGACGAACTGGCACACGATATCGGGACGGTCGAAAACGACCTCGAGTCCGTCGAAAACGACCTCGAAGATGTCCAATCCGACGTGACGGATATCATGGAGTGGCGCGACCAACTCGGTTCGATGTTCTCCGAGTAA
- a CDS encoding DUF5805 domain-containing protein yields MSGSADRSRKAVKTYVPAYQKSEWQSHADDLEMSQSEFVRTMVQAGRKGFESATTEPASSDSDPGGDALEKQVIELLSADTYSWDELLEAVSDDIESRLDDTLEELQTNNRIRYSGRHGGYTTVDGDVDGD; encoded by the coding sequence ATGAGCGGTTCAGCGGACAGGTCTCGAAAAGCTGTCAAAACGTACGTGCCGGCCTACCAAAAATCCGAGTGGCAATCCCACGCGGACGACCTCGAGATGAGCCAAAGCGAGTTCGTTCGAACGATGGTTCAGGCTGGTCGAAAAGGGTTCGAATCCGCCACGACGGAACCCGCTTCTTCGGACTCAGACCCTGGGGGTGACGCCCTCGAAAAGCAAGTCATCGAATTGCTATCCGCCGACACGTACTCGTGGGACGAACTCCTCGAGGCAGTCTCGGACGACATCGAGTCGCGACTGGACGACACGCTCGAGGAATTGCAGACGAACAACCGAATCCGGTACAGTGGTCGCCACGGAGGGTACACCACGGTCGATGGTGATGTCGATGGCGACTGA
- a CDS encoding tyrosine-type recombinase/integrase → MATEPGSVTPEEVDDPIAYFLDDQRYHGKSERTLEAYERVLRRFESFVDERFGVDSVDGPERRECMAWIHSLRGEFEPSTIATYASYLNRFYDYMTRVGVFEDNPMGLVMEELPESIDTNPTRRDLSVPEMRSFVADIGHPLERAVIVTLLKTGMRVGELCNLDMQDLNLDTPEIDLEWMPRVGLERRSASLFVSAEPARGSDVNGEQRTASNKRKRDTIVPVDAELRRVLIDWLAIRPDAVSPAQPLFLDTGDSWGERLTPSDIRYIVEKHARKRGWYRTGGGTQENVTPHYFRHFFTTHLRDRTGDRGIVQYLRGDVAGDVIDTYTHNWGDRVRETYLQHIYTVTA, encoded by the coding sequence ATGGCGACTGAACCAGGCTCCGTCACTCCGGAGGAAGTAGACGACCCTATCGCGTACTTTCTCGACGACCAGCGATATCACGGCAAGAGCGAACGGACGCTCGAGGCATACGAACGCGTGCTTCGGCGGTTCGAATCGTTCGTCGACGAACGATTCGGGGTCGATTCGGTCGACGGGCCCGAGCGCCGAGAATGTATGGCCTGGATCCACTCGCTACGTGGCGAATTCGAACCCAGCACCATCGCAACCTACGCGTCGTACCTCAACCGGTTTTACGACTATATGACTCGCGTCGGCGTCTTCGAAGACAATCCGATGGGGCTCGTGATGGAGGAATTACCCGAATCGATCGATACGAATCCCACGAGACGGGATTTGTCGGTGCCGGAAATGCGCTCGTTCGTCGCCGACATCGGTCATCCGCTCGAGCGGGCAGTCATCGTCACCCTCCTGAAGACGGGGATGCGCGTGGGGGAACTCTGTAACCTCGATATGCAGGATCTAAACCTCGATACGCCGGAAATCGACCTCGAGTGGATGCCCCGAGTGGGTCTTGAGCGCCGGTCCGCATCGTTGTTCGTCTCGGCCGAACCGGCTCGCGGGTCGGACGTCAACGGTGAACAGCGAACTGCCTCGAACAAACGAAAGCGAGATACGATCGTTCCCGTCGATGCCGAGCTCCGCCGCGTGTTGATCGATTGGCTTGCGATCCGGCCGGACGCGGTGTCGCCGGCACAGCCGCTCTTTCTCGATACTGGAGATTCGTGGGGAGAGCGGCTCACCCCCTCGGACATTCGATATATCGTTGAAAAACACGCCCGAAAACGTGGCTGGTACCGGACGGGCGGCGGAACGCAAGAGAACGTCACTCCCCACTACTTCCGGCACTTCTTCACAACCCATCTGCGCGACCGAACCGGTGACCGCGGGATAGTCCAGTATCTTCGTGGCGATGTCGCCGGCGACGTCATCGACACGTACACCCACAACTGGGGTGATCGCGTCCGAGAAACCTACCTCCAGCATATCTACACCGTGACAGCGTAA
- a CDS encoding DUF7139 domain-containing protein, which yields MAAEQASDGYLFDLYRRYIGEPEDRTDVYVGFGLFLGGIGLAVVGLLLFLWGNTFEARTVGYFAWVGPAYALAMIALPVTMLGIVTLLPSERRVLYTSIGGVVITAAAVVGFLIAYPHDWNGYGNDHTVVVIAPYAVGLAGITASTGASLIAHYLTMAQQAEVVTTEDTGDDDPEITDAQVRRDIDDAMEDVDLSWGGVEKTEHKRLQFSNDDFDDVSVDTDAGTTTTRSTGVDAQVAGLKGLKGGETKTTTSSATVDDQTAKLKELREQKRAEELATADDDGPVATMTKAVRNVLERFRNLVNRN from the coding sequence ATGGCAGCGGAACAGGCCTCAGACGGCTATCTCTTCGACCTCTACCGTCGATACATCGGAGAACCGGAAGATCGGACCGACGTCTACGTCGGATTCGGTCTCTTTCTGGGCGGAATCGGTCTGGCGGTCGTCGGACTCTTGCTCTTCCTCTGGGGGAACACGTTCGAGGCGAGAACTGTCGGATACTTCGCGTGGGTCGGTCCTGCATACGCGCTCGCGATGATAGCACTCCCGGTCACGATGCTCGGGATCGTTACGCTACTTCCTTCCGAGCGGCGGGTGTTGTACACGTCCATCGGGGGCGTGGTAATCACCGCGGCTGCGGTCGTTGGCTTTCTCATCGCGTATCCCCACGACTGGAACGGGTACGGAAACGATCACACCGTCGTGGTTATCGCTCCCTATGCGGTCGGCCTTGCCGGCATCACGGCCTCGACTGGTGCGTCGTTAATAGCTCATTATCTGACGATGGCCCAACAGGCAGAGGTCGTAACGACCGAGGACACCGGAGACGACGACCCCGAAATAACTGACGCACAGGTCCGGCGTGACATCGACGACGCGATGGAGGACGTCGATCTCTCCTGGGGCGGCGTCGAAAAAACTGAGCACAAACGGCTCCAGTTCTCGAACGACGATTTCGACGACGTCAGCGTCGACACCGACGCTGGCACGACGACCACCCGATCTACGGGCGTCGACGCTCAAGTCGCCGGCCTGAAGGGATTGAAAGGCGGCGAAACCAAGACGACGACCTCGAGTGCGACGGTCGACGATCAGACGGCAAAACTGAAAGAACTCCGCGAACAAAAGCGAGCGGAGGAACTGGCGACGGCGGACGACGACGGTCCTGTCGCGACGATGACGAAGGCGGTTAGGAACGTGCTCGAGCGGTTCCGTAACCTCGTAAATAGGAATTAA
- a CDS encoding zf-TFIIB domain-containing protein, with amino-acid sequence MDECPRCGGAIEEFALGEVSTVTCPQCGFADVPVEHQPRREEIESWRDAFNRFYER; translated from the coding sequence ATGGACGAGTGTCCGCGTTGTGGGGGGGCGATCGAGGAGTTCGCACTTGGGGAGGTGTCGACCGTTACCTGCCCGCAGTGCGGGTTTGCCGATGTGCCCGTCGAACATCAACCGAGGCGCGAGGAGATCGAATCCTGGCGGGACGCGTTCAACCGATTCTACGAGCGATAG
- a CDS encoding METTL5 family protein → MSGPSRRTLARRLEILEDFSEPAANREQYLTPPELAAHVCHLARIQGDLEGHVVDLGTGTGMLAIGAALAGADRVTGIDIDDGPLDVARRNERTVSAGDGDESDSGDGLAIEWVRGDVTSHPFLVTEATVLSNPPFGAQRGNRHADRRFLETAAEIGTVSFTIHNEGSRNFVESFADDEGGSVTHAFRAEFPILKRFEFHTAAEETLEAEVFRIEWATRE, encoded by the coding sequence ATGTCCGGCCCCTCCCGGCGCACGCTCGCTCGCCGACTCGAGATCCTCGAGGATTTTTCGGAGCCGGCTGCGAATCGTGAGCAGTATCTGACACCGCCAGAACTCGCCGCACACGTCTGTCATCTGGCGCGCATACAGGGGGATCTCGAGGGACACGTCGTCGATCTCGGCACTGGAACGGGAATGCTCGCAATCGGTGCAGCACTGGCCGGTGCCGATCGCGTTACCGGAATCGACATCGACGACGGCCCGCTCGACGTCGCTCGACGGAACGAACGAACTGTTTCGGCGGGAGACGGCGACGAGTCCGACAGCGGCGATGGGCTCGCAATCGAGTGGGTTCGTGGAGACGTCACCAGCCATCCGTTCTTGGTTACCGAGGCGACCGTCCTCTCGAACCCACCCTTCGGAGCGCAACGGGGAAACCGACACGCAGATCGTCGATTTCTCGAGACGGCAGCCGAAATCGGAACCGTTTCCTTTACGATTCACAACGAGGGCAGTCGGAACTTCGTCGAATCGTTCGCCGACGACGAAGGCGGGTCCGTGACCCACGCGTTTCGCGCCGAGTTTCCGATTCTGAAGCGCTTCGAGTTTCATACAGCCGCCGAAGAAACGCTCGAGGCCGAGGTCTTCCGTATCGAGTGGGCCACTCGAGAGTAG
- a CDS encoding universal stress protein: protein MKSLVAVDGSEESENALAYAADIVEAMDGSITVVHAVDPTAHDEGGSEPTVSLWDEDQRLVLESVEEAEQRGLDLTHDAAAFADELGHDVEIELLYGNPITEIANYAETEGFDAIFVGHRGRSERAGLMVGSVAKSLVERATVPVTVVR, encoded by the coding sequence ATGAAGTCCCTCGTAGCAGTCGACGGCTCCGAAGAATCTGAGAATGCCCTCGCCTACGCCGCCGACATCGTCGAAGCGATGGACGGATCGATCACGGTGGTCCACGCGGTCGATCCCACCGCTCACGACGAGGGCGGAAGCGAACCGACCGTGTCACTCTGGGATGAAGACCAGCGCCTGGTCCTCGAGAGCGTCGAAGAAGCCGAACAGCGGGGCCTGGACCTTACCCACGACGCGGCCGCGTTCGCCGACGAACTCGGTCACGACGTCGAGATCGAACTTCTCTATGGAAATCCGATCACGGAGATCGCCAACTACGCCGAGACCGAGGGATTCGACGCGATCTTCGTCGGCCACCGTGGTCGATCGGAGCGTGCAGGGCTGATGGTCGGTAGCGTCGCGAAGTCACTCGTCGAACGAGCGACAGTTCCAGTGACAGTCGTGCGCTGA